AACCAGTACACCGGCGACGGCATCATGGCGCTCTTCGGCGCCCCGATCGCGCACGAGGATCATGCCCAGCGCGCCTGCTGGGCCGCCCTGCATCTGCAGGAGGCCGTGCGCGGATACGCCGACGAGCTCCGCCGCAGGCGGAGCCTCAACTTCTCCGTGCGCATGGGGCTCAACTCGGGCGAGGTGGTCGTCGGCAGGATCGGCGACGATCTCCGCATGGACTACACGGCGCAGGGGCACACGGTCGGGCTCGCGCAGCGCATGGAGCAGCTGGCGGAGGTGGGACGGGTGTATCTCACCGAGCACACCGCGGCGCTCGTGGCCGGCTTCTTCCGCCTCCGCGACCTGGGGGTGTTCACGGTGAAGGGCGTGCGCGAGCCGATCCGGGCCCACGACCTGGAGGGCGCCGGCACGCATCGCACCCGCCTCGATGTCGCGCGGGCCCGTGGCTTCTCCCGCCTCGTCGGCCGCCAGGAGGAGACGACCACGCTGGAGGCCGCCCTCGCACACGCGCTCGACGGCCAGGGCCAGGTGGTGGGGGTGGTGGGCGAGCCCGGGGTGGGGAAGAGCCGCCTCTGCCACGAGCTCGTCGAGCGGGCCCGGGGCCAGAGGATCCGCGTGCAAGCCGCCCACTGCGTGGCGCACGGAAAGATGATCCCGTTCCTGCCGGTCCTGGAGCTGCTGCGCGACTTCTTCGAGATCACGGCCCAGGACGGCGACGAGGCGGCGCGGCGGAAGATCGCCGGCACGATGCTGCTGCTCGACAAGGCGCTGACCGATGCCCTGCCGCTCCTGTTCGACTTCCTCGGCGTGTCCGACCCGGCGGACCCGTCCCCACGCATGGATCCCGAGGCGCGGCAGCGCCGGCTCCTCGCGCTGGCGAAACGCGTCCACATGGCCCAGAGCCGCCGCGAGCCGGTGGTGCTGCTGTTCGAGGACCTCCACTGGATCGACGACGGGAGCGTGCCGTTCGTCGAGGCGCTGGTCGATGCGGTGCCCGGGACACGCGCCCTCCTGCTGCTCAATTTCCGACCCGAGTACCACGCGGGCTGGATGCAGAAATCCTACTACCAGCAGCTGCCGCTCCTGCCGCTCGGCGCGGAGGCGAGCGCAGAGCTGCTGCGCGACCTGCTCGGCGCCGACCCGTCGCTCGCCGGGCTCACCGCCCGCATCCGGGAGCGCGCGGGGGGGAATCCGTTCTTCACCGAGGAGCTCGTGCAGGGGCTGGTGGAGACGGGGAGCCTCGAGGGAACCCGGGGCGCCTATCGCCTCCGCACGCCGGCCGAGACGCTCGCCCTGCCGGCCTCCGTGCAGACGGTGCTCGCCGCGCGCATCGACCGGCTCCCCGAGCGCGAGAAGCGGGTGCTGCAGACGGCGGCGGTGATCGGGAAGGAGTTCGCCGAGCCGGTGCTCCGGCGCGTCGAGCCGCTCCCCGAGGCCGAGCTGGCCGCGGCGCTCCGCGCGCTCGCGCAGGCCGAGCTCGTGTACGAGACGGCGCTCTATCCGCAAGCCGAGTACGCCTTCAAGCACCCGCTGACACAGGAGGTGGCGTACGGCTCACAGCTCGGCGAGCGCCGGCGGCAGGTCCACGCCGCCGTCGCGCGCGCGATCGAGGCGACCTCCCCCGAGAAGCTCGACGAGCAGGCGGCGCTGCTCGCGCATCACTGGGAGCGCGCGGGGGAGACACTGACCGCCGCCGACTGGCACCGCCGCGCCGCCGAGTGGGCGGGCGCGCGGGACCGCGAGGCGATGAACCGCCACTGGGCGCGTGTGCGGACGCTGCTCGCGGACGCTCCCGCGTCGCCGGAGACGCTCGCGCTCGGCCTCGTCGCGTGCACGCGCATGCTCCACAACACCATCTTCCTCGGCGACCTGGGCGTGGAGGCCTCCGTCCTCTTCGCCGAGGGGATGGAGCTGGCCGCCCGCCTCGAGGACCCGGCCCCGCGCGTCATCCTACTGGTCGAGTACGGCGCGGCGCGGGTAAGCGCGGGCGCGATGGACGAGGGCCTCGCGCGCCTGAGCGAGGGCGTCGCGCTGGCCGACCGATCAGGAGATCCGTTCCTCCGCTTCATGGCGAGAGCGCCGTTCGTCAACATGCTCATCCCCACCGGGCGGCTGCGGGAGAGCGTCGCGGGCGCGGCGGAGGCCGAGGCCCTGAGCGGAGGCAACCCGGACCTCGGTACGGACATCTCGGGGTTCAGCTCGTACTGCGTGACGCTGGCTGCCCGCGGTGCGGCAACCGCGTGGCTCGGGCGCCCCCTGGACGGCGCGCACGTGGTTGAGCGGGCGATCGAGATCGCGCGGCAGCGCCGGGACGCGGAGGCGACCGTGCACGCGCACACGCTGGCCGTATATGTGCACGAGATACTCGGCGACGCCGACGCCGGTCTCCAGCAGGCCCGGCAGGCGGTCGAGATCGCCGAGGCGACCGGGAGCGGGGTCTTTCGGGCGGGGGCGCTGGGCGCCCTCGCGCGGGCTCACATCCTCAGAGGGCAATGGGCCGAGGCGGCAGAGGCCGCCGACGGCGCCCTGACCATCGTGCGCGCTCGTCGCGTCAGCCTGAGCCTCGAGCCGAGCTACCTCGCGTCCCTTGCCCGCGCACGTCTCGGCACCGGGCATCCCGACCAGGCGCGCGCGGCTGCCGAGTCCGCGGTCGCCCTCGCGCGAGAGCGCGGCGTGCGCCTTTTCGAGATCCTCGCGCTCCTCGCCCGGGCGCGCGTGCTCCTCGCGACCGAGGGCACGCCGGCGCGAGCGCGGGTCGAGGCCGACCTCCGCGACGCCGCGGCCCTGATCGATGCGACCGAGGCGCGCGCCTGCGCGCCGTGGATCAACGTCGAGCGCGCCGAGCTCGCCCGCGTCGTCGGCGACGAGGTCGGTCG
The Deltaproteobacteria bacterium DNA segment above includes these coding regions:
- a CDS encoding zinc-ribbon domain-containing protein, yielding MQCTTCRHESPADSRFCLECGTPLPVRCPRCDAELPTGSKFCNRCGTPIAAAGPGAERDPRAYTPQHLAEKILISRAALAGERKQVTVLFADVKGSMDLAEQLDPEEWHAIMDRFFQLLAEGVHRFEGTVNQYTGDGIMALFGAPIAHEDHAQRACWAALHLQEAVRGYADELRRRRSLNFSVRMGLNSGEVVVGRIGDDLRMDYTAQGHTVGLAQRMEQLAEVGRVYLTEHTAALVAGFFRLRDLGVFTVKGVREPIRAHDLEGAGTHRTRLDVARARGFSRLVGRQEETTTLEAALAHALDGQGQVVGVVGEPGVGKSRLCHELVERARGQRIRVQAAHCVAHGKMIPFLPVLELLRDFFEITAQDGDEAARRKIAGTMLLLDKALTDALPLLFDFLGVSDPADPSPRMDPEARQRRLLALAKRVHMAQSRREPVVLLFEDLHWIDDGSVPFVEALVDAVPGTRALLLLNFRPEYHAGWMQKSYYQQLPLLPLGAEASAELLRDLLGADPSLAGLTARIRERAGGNPFFTEELVQGLVETGSLEGTRGAYRLRTPAETLALPASVQTVLAARIDRLPEREKRVLQTAAVIGKEFAEPVLRRVEPLPEAELAAALRALAQAELVYETALYPQAEYAFKHPLTQEVAYGSQLGERRRQVHAAVARAIEATSPEKLDEQAALLAHHWERAGETLTAADWHRRAAEWAGARDREAMNRHWARVRTLLADAPASPETLALGLVACTRMLHNTIFLGDLGVEASVLFAEGMELAARLEDPAPRVILLVEYGAARVSAGAMDEGLARLSEGVALADRSGDPFLRFMARAPFVNMLIPTGRLRESVAGAAEAEALSGGNPDLGTDISGFSSYCVTLAARGAATAWLGRPLDGAHVVERAIEIARQRRDAEATVHAHTLAVYVHEILGDADAGLQQARQAVEIAEATGSGVFRAGALGALARAHILRGQWAEAAEAADGALTIVRARRVSLSLEPSYLASLARARLGTGHPDQARAAAESAVALARERGVRLFEILALLARARVLLATEGTPARARVEADLRDAAALIDATEARACAPWINVERAELARVVGDEVGRQRELREAHQLFTEMGATARAAQVAKGLGRSGATS